From a single Populus nigra chromosome 18, ddPopNigr1.1, whole genome shotgun sequence genomic region:
- the LOC133678529 gene encoding uncharacterized protein LOC133678529 isoform X1: MKKLLDFGRRALFYIRVLSGYEERKIRNHRLQLEQRLRQAQERKEALRKIPEQFILSEVRRMVEEMQNLNKKIDEIEATFDDYLKPINKQAEIIMKTQLEGEENSMKDMMKAMQTRALLEKYEAERKANVNDADAERKERKANVNDADANQSNKETEPTTKQHAQIR, from the exons atgaagaagttgtTGGATTTTGGAAGAAGAGCCCTTTTCTATATCAGGGTTCTTTCCGGTTACGAAGAACGGAAAATCCGAAATCATCGATTACAACTTGAGCAGCGTCTCCGTCAG GcacaagaaagaaaggaagcCTTGAGAAAGATCCCTGAGCAGTTCATATTATCAGAGGTTCGTCGTATGGTTGAGGAAATGCaaaatttgaacaagaagaTAGATGAAATT GAGGCCACATTTGATGATTACCTTAAGCCAATCAATAAGCAAGCTGAGATTATAATGAAGACACAACTTGAAGGAGAGGAGAATTCAATGAAGGATATGATGAAGGCTATGCAAACACGGGCTTTGCTTGAGAAATATGAAGCAGAAAGAAAAGCAAATGTGAATGATGCAGAtgcagaaagaaaagaaagaaaagcaaatgTGAATGATGCAGATGCAAATCAAAGTAACAAGGAGACGGAACCCACCACCAAGCAGCACGCACAGATAAGATGA
- the LOC133678529 gene encoding uncharacterized protein LOC133678529 isoform X2, with the protein MKKLLDFGRRALFYIRVLSGYEERKIRNHRLQLEQRLRQAQERKEALRKIPEQFILSEVRRMVEEMQNLNKKIDEIEATFDDYLKPINKQAEIIMKTQLEGEENSMKDMMKAMQTRALLEKYEAERKANVNDADANQSNKETEPTTKQHAQIR; encoded by the exons atgaagaagttgtTGGATTTTGGAAGAAGAGCCCTTTTCTATATCAGGGTTCTTTCCGGTTACGAAGAACGGAAAATCCGAAATCATCGATTACAACTTGAGCAGCGTCTCCGTCAG GcacaagaaagaaaggaagcCTTGAGAAAGATCCCTGAGCAGTTCATATTATCAGAGGTTCGTCGTATGGTTGAGGAAATGCaaaatttgaacaagaagaTAGATGAAATT GAGGCCACATTTGATGATTACCTTAAGCCAATCAATAAGCAAGCTGAGATTATAATGAAGACACAACTTGAAGGAGAGGAGAATTCAATGAAGGATATGATGAAGGCTATGCAAACACGGGCTTTGCTTGAGAAATATGAAGC agaaagaaaagcaaatgTGAATGATGCAGATGCAAATCAAAGTAACAAGGAGACGGAACCCACCACCAAGCAGCACGCACAGATAAGATGA
- the LOC133678714 gene encoding bifunctional D-cysteine desulfhydrase/1-aminocyclopropane-1-carboxylate deaminase, mitochondrial, with product MLCYRCFYSSPNYSLIPSPTISNKNKNLLFKTFPFLSSQKPNFTSSLYCSHPLSQIMDLDNEKDQESRSLFDFLSQKAYTPPSWASLLNPIPSHIFSLGHLPTPIHKWNLPNLPTNTEVYLKRDDLSGMQLSGNKVRKLEFLMADAVAQGADCIITIGGIQSNHCRATAVAAKYLNLDCYVILRTSKVVVDKNPGLTGNLLVERLVGASVQLISKEEYAQIGSVNLTNDLKEKLVKEGRKPYVIPVGGSNSLGTWGYIEAIREIEQQVQATTGRIKFDDIVVACGSGGTIAGLSLGSWLGTLKAKVHAFAVCDDPDYFYNFVQELIDGLKAGVDSHDIVNIQNAKGLGYAINTPEELKFVKEIATATGVVLDPVYSGKAAYGMMKDMAENPKNWEGRKVLFIHTGGLLGLFDKVDQMSSLVENWGRMEVQESVPRKDGIGKMF from the exons ATGCTCTGCTACAGGTGCTTCTACTCTTCCCCTAATTACTCTCTCATTCCTTCTCCAACCATcagcaacaaaaacaagaacTTGCTCTTCAAGACCTTTCCTTTTTTGTCCTCTCAAAAACCGAACTTCACTTCATCACTCTATTGCTCTCACCCTCTCTCTCAAATAATGGATTTGGACAACGAGAAGGATCAAGAATCAAGaagtttatttgatttcttaagCCAAAAAGCTTACACACCACCTTCATGGGCTTCCCTTTTGAATCCAATCCCTTCTCATATCTTCTCTCTTGGTCACCTCCCTACTCCTATTCACAAATGGAACCTTCCGAATTTGCCCACCAACACTGAAGTCTATTTAAAG AGAGATGACTTGTCTGGGATGCAACTGAGTGGTAACAAAGTGAGAAAGTTGGAGTTTTTAATGGCTGATGCTGTGGCTCAAGGTGCTGACTGTATTATTACCATTGGTGGTATTCAAAGTAATCACTGTCGTGCCACTGCTGTTGCTGCTAAGTACCTTAATCTTGATTGTTACGTCATACTTCGCACCTCAAAG GTTGTTGTGGACAAAAATCCAGGATTGACAGGAAATCTCTTGGTGGAGAGATTAGTTGGAGCTAGTGTTCAACTTATTTCAAAAGAAGAATATGCACAAATTGGGAGTGTG AATCTCACCaatgatttaaaagaaaagttggtGAAGGAAGGGAGAAAACCATATGTTATTCCTGTGGGTGGATCAAACTCCTTAGGAACCTG GGGTTACATTGAAGCTATCAGGGAAATTGAGCAGCAAGTTCAGGCTACTACAGGCAGAATAAAATTTGATGATATTGTTGTAGCATGTGGCAG TGGAGGAACAATTGCTGGTCTGTCATTGGGATCATGGCTGGGAACATTAAAGGCAAAA GTTCATGCATTCGCTGTATGTGATGATCCTGATTACTTCTACAACTTTGTTCAAGAGCTAATTGATGGACTCAAAGCAGGTGTTGACTCACATGATATTGTAAACATCCAAAAT GCCAAGGGTCTGGGCTATGCAATTAATACACCTGAGGAGCTTAAATTTGTTAAGGAAATTGCTACCGCTACAGGGGTCGTTCTTGATCCAGTTTACAG TGGGAAAGCTGCTTATGGGATGATGAAAGACATGGCAGAAAATCCAAAGAATTGGGAAGGGAGAAAGGTCCTCTTCATCCATACAGGGGGGCTCCTAGGATTGTTTGACAAAGTAGACCAGATGTCTTCATTGGTTGAAAATTGGGGCCGGATGGAAGTCCAGGAATCTGTTCCAAGAAAGGATGGTATAGGAAAAATGTTCTAG
- the LOC133678337 gene encoding mitochondrial import inner membrane translocase subunit TIM14-3-like, with protein MESPLVLGATVAAAAWSGRFLIGAWQAFKARPVVPRVQRFYKGGFEQEMTRREAALILGVRESAVMEKIKEAHRRVMVANHPDAGGSHYLASKINEAKEVMSGKTKVGASIF; from the exons ATG GAATCTCCTCTAGTGTTAGGTGCTACTGTGGCTGCCGCTGCCTGGAGTGGTAGGTTTTTAATTGGAGCATGGCAAGCATTCAAAGCTCGGCCTGTAGTTCCGCGTGTTCAAAGATTTTATAAAGGTGGGTTCGAGCAGGAGATGACAAGGAGAGAAGCAGCTTTAATTCTTGGAGTGAG AGAGAGTGCTGTAATGGAGAAGATCAAGGAGGCTCATAGGAGAGTGATGGTGGCAAATCACCCTGATGCTGGAGGGAGCCATTATCTTGCTTCAAAGATCAACGAAGCCAAAGAGGTCATGTCGGGGAAAACTAAGGTGGGCGCCTCAATCTTTTAG
- the LOC133678528 gene encoding probable cyclic nucleotide-gated ion channel 20, chloroplastic isoform X2 yields MADHEKDDVSMLSDTHPKLVDEEVDSRFSPFLSRTQSASISIPVNSMESYGFETNLVGYTGPLRSERKAPLVQMSGPLYINRNTENLFLANHGVTAHKKVEPKPERYLSFKGMDPNDWDDMYTTTNAHLMRSGQLGMCNDPYCTTCPSNYHSKDSRFHSVLYGDAKGWARRFNDVINLYIPRVMNPHAQVVQKWNKFFVISCWVAIFIDPLFFFLLWVQRENNCIVIDWPLTKTIVVFRSLTDLIYLLNILLQIIVLVVLPKGLGISGANNAKNLLRAAILVQYIPRLWRFIPLLIGQSPSGFIFETALANFFINLFTYILSGHIIGSCWYLFGLQRVNQCLRDACHYTGFRDECMKFIDCGGGNANEEYGSHSKWANWKQNPNASNCFQTGGSPNGFDYGIYTKAVNLTGKNIIIRYIYSLFWGFQQISTLAGNQVPSYFVWEVLFTMAIIGLGLLLFAFLIGNIQNFLQSLGRRRSEMSLRRRDVEQWMRHRRLPQELRRRVLEAERYHWAATRGVNEGMLMENLPEDLQRDIRRHLFELLKKVWIFNLMDDHVLDAVREKLKQKIYIKGSEIFYVGGLVEKMVFIVRGKLESIGHDGTVVALGEGNVCGEELLTWFLEHSSVFKDGRRIKTPGQRLISSRTVRCLTNVEAFSLSAADLQEVTSVFERNLRHPLVQGAIRYQSPYWRARAATLIQVAWRYRQKRLKHSKNSQSHHSSNSRV; encoded by the exons ATGGCTGACCATGAAAAAGATGATGTATCAATGCTGTCAGACACTCATCCAAAGTTAGTGGATGAAGAGGTGGATTCTCGATTTTCGCCATTTCTTTCCAGGACTCAAAGTGCATCAATTTCTATTCCTGTGAATTCCATGGAGTCCTATGGTTTTGAAACCAATCTTGTTGGCTATACTGGTCCACTGCGTAGTGAAAGAAAAGCTCCACTGGTACAAATGAGCGGTCCTCTATATATCAACCGCAACACTGAAAACCTATTCCTGGCAAATCATGGTGTAACAGCTCACAAAAAGGTGGAACCCAAGCCAGAAAGATATCTATCTTTTAAAGGAATGGATCCGAATGACTGGGATGACATGTATACTACTACAAATGCCCACTTAATGAGGTCTGGGCAACTAGGGATGTGCAATGATCCTTACTGCACAACATGCCCATCGAATTACCATTCCAAAGATTCCAGG TTTCATAGTGTTCTCTATGGAGATGCTAAAGGTTGGGCAAGGAGATTCAATGATGTTATAAACTTGTATATTCCTAGAGTTATGAATCCTCATGCTCAAGTGGTTCAGAAGTGGAACAAATTTTTTGTCATTTCATGCTGGGTGGCGATTTTCATCGATCCCTTGTTTTTCTTCCTACTATGGGTGCAACGG GAAAACAATTGCATAGTTATTGACTGGCCATTGACTAAAACAATTGTGGTTTTTAGGAGCTTGACTGATCTCATCTACTTACTGAACATACTTCTTCAG ATCATTGTATTAGTAGTCCTACCAAAGGGATTGGGAATCTCTGGAGCAAATAATGCCAAAAATCTTCTACGGGCAGCTATTCTTGTCCAGTACATTCCAAGGCTGTGGAGGTTTATTCCTCTTCTCATTGGTCAGTCTCCAAGTGGCTTCATATTTGAGACAGCATTGGCAAACTTCTTTATAAATCTTTTCACCTATATACTGTCTGGTCACATCATTGGGTCATGTTGGTATCTCTTTGGGTTGCAG AGGGTTAATCAATGTCTTCGTGATGCCTGTCATTATACTGGTTTTCGAGACGAATGCATGAAATTTATAGATTGTGGAGGCGGGAATGCTAATGAAGAATACGGGTCTCATTCAAAATGGGCTAACTGGAAACAGAATCCCAATGCAAGTAATTGTTTTCAAACGGGTGGTTCGCCAAATGGTTTTGATTATGGAATCTATACCAAAGCAGTCAACCTTACCggaaaaaatatcatcatcagATACATATATTCATTGTTTTGGGGATTCCAG CAAATCAGTACTCTTGCTGGAAACCAAGTACCGAGCTATTTTGTTTGGGAAGTCCTCTTTACCATGGCAATCATTGGACTTGGCCTCTTGCTCTTTGCTTTTCTCATAGGAAACATACAGAACTTTCTCCAATCTCTTGGTCGGAg GAGGTCAGAAATGTCGTTAAGACGACGTGACGTTGAGCAGTGGATGAGACATCGGCGGTTGCCACAAGAACTAAGAAG GAGAGTGTTAGAAGCTGAACGGTATCATTGGGCTGCTACTAGAGGTGTAAATGAGGGAATGCTTATGGAGAATTTGCCGGAAGACCTTCAGAGGGATATAAGAAGGCATCTCTTCGAACTTCTCAAGAAA GTTTGGATTTTTAACCTGATGGATGACCATGTCTTAGATGCTGTCCgtgagaaattaaaacaaaaaatatacatcAAGGGAAGTGAGATTTTTTATGTTGGTGGACTGGTTGAGAAGATGGTTTTTATCGTGCGAGGAAAATTGGAAAGCATCGGTCATGATGGCACTGTAGTAGCCTTAGGCGAAGGGAATGTTTGTGGTGAGGAACTTCTCACATGGTTTCTTGAGCATAGCTCAGTGTTCAAAG ATGGAAGGAGAATCAAAACTCCCGGACAGCGTTTGATTAGTAGCAGGACAGTAAGGTGCCTAACAAATGTAGAAGCATTTTCACTCAGTGCCGCAGACCTTCAAGAAGTCACCAGCGTTTTTGAAAGAAACTTGCGCCATCCACTCGTCCAAGGAGCCATAAG GTATCAATCTCCATACTGGAGAGCCCGTGCTGCTACCCTCATTCAAGTTGCCTGGAGATATCGGCAGAAACGTCTGAAGCATAGCAAGAACTCTCAATCACACCATTCTTCAAACTCGAGGGTTTAG
- the LOC133678528 gene encoding probable cyclic nucleotide-gated ion channel 20, chloroplastic isoform X1 produces the protein MADHEKDDVSMLSDTHPKLVDEEVDSRFSPFLSRTQSASISIPVNSMESYGFETNLVGYTGPLRSERKAPLVQMSGPLYINRNTENLFLANHGVTAHKKVEPKPERYLSFKGMDPNDWDDMYTTTNAHLMRSGQLGMCNDPYCTTCPSNYHSKDSRFHSVLYGDAKGWARRFNDVINLYIPRVMNPHAQVVQKWNKFFVISCWVAIFIDPLFFFLLWVQRENNCIVIDWPLTKTIVVFRSLTDLIYLLNILLQFRLAYVAPESRVVGAGELVDHPKKIAKHYLRGYFFIDLFAVLPLPQIIVLVVLPKGLGISGANNAKNLLRAAILVQYIPRLWRFIPLLIGQSPSGFIFETALANFFINLFTYILSGHIIGSCWYLFGLQRVNQCLRDACHYTGFRDECMKFIDCGGGNANEEYGSHSKWANWKQNPNASNCFQTGGSPNGFDYGIYTKAVNLTGKNIIIRYIYSLFWGFQQISTLAGNQVPSYFVWEVLFTMAIIGLGLLLFAFLIGNIQNFLQSLGRRRSEMSLRRRDVEQWMRHRRLPQELRRRVLEAERYHWAATRGVNEGMLMENLPEDLQRDIRRHLFELLKKVWIFNLMDDHVLDAVREKLKQKIYIKGSEIFYVGGLVEKMVFIVRGKLESIGHDGTVVALGEGNVCGEELLTWFLEHSSVFKDGRRIKTPGQRLISSRTVRCLTNVEAFSLSAADLQEVTSVFERNLRHPLVQGAIRYQSPYWRARAATLIQVAWRYRQKRLKHSKNSQSHHSSNSRV, from the exons ATGGCTGACCATGAAAAAGATGATGTATCAATGCTGTCAGACACTCATCCAAAGTTAGTGGATGAAGAGGTGGATTCTCGATTTTCGCCATTTCTTTCCAGGACTCAAAGTGCATCAATTTCTATTCCTGTGAATTCCATGGAGTCCTATGGTTTTGAAACCAATCTTGTTGGCTATACTGGTCCACTGCGTAGTGAAAGAAAAGCTCCACTGGTACAAATGAGCGGTCCTCTATATATCAACCGCAACACTGAAAACCTATTCCTGGCAAATCATGGTGTAACAGCTCACAAAAAGGTGGAACCCAAGCCAGAAAGATATCTATCTTTTAAAGGAATGGATCCGAATGACTGGGATGACATGTATACTACTACAAATGCCCACTTAATGAGGTCTGGGCAACTAGGGATGTGCAATGATCCTTACTGCACAACATGCCCATCGAATTACCATTCCAAAGATTCCAGG TTTCATAGTGTTCTCTATGGAGATGCTAAAGGTTGGGCAAGGAGATTCAATGATGTTATAAACTTGTATATTCCTAGAGTTATGAATCCTCATGCTCAAGTGGTTCAGAAGTGGAACAAATTTTTTGTCATTTCATGCTGGGTGGCGATTTTCATCGATCCCTTGTTTTTCTTCCTACTATGGGTGCAACGG GAAAACAATTGCATAGTTATTGACTGGCCATTGACTAAAACAATTGTGGTTTTTAGGAGCTTGACTGATCTCATCTACTTACTGAACATACTTCTTCAG TTTAGGTTAGCTTATGTTGCTCCTGAATCTAGAGTGGTTGGTGCAGGAGAGTTAGTTGACCATCCAAAGAAAATTGCTAAGCACTACCTCCGAGGATATTTCTTTATTGACTTATTTGCGGTATTACCACTCCCGCAG ATCATTGTATTAGTAGTCCTACCAAAGGGATTGGGAATCTCTGGAGCAAATAATGCCAAAAATCTTCTACGGGCAGCTATTCTTGTCCAGTACATTCCAAGGCTGTGGAGGTTTATTCCTCTTCTCATTGGTCAGTCTCCAAGTGGCTTCATATTTGAGACAGCATTGGCAAACTTCTTTATAAATCTTTTCACCTATATACTGTCTGGTCACATCATTGGGTCATGTTGGTATCTCTTTGGGTTGCAG AGGGTTAATCAATGTCTTCGTGATGCCTGTCATTATACTGGTTTTCGAGACGAATGCATGAAATTTATAGATTGTGGAGGCGGGAATGCTAATGAAGAATACGGGTCTCATTCAAAATGGGCTAACTGGAAACAGAATCCCAATGCAAGTAATTGTTTTCAAACGGGTGGTTCGCCAAATGGTTTTGATTATGGAATCTATACCAAAGCAGTCAACCTTACCggaaaaaatatcatcatcagATACATATATTCATTGTTTTGGGGATTCCAG CAAATCAGTACTCTTGCTGGAAACCAAGTACCGAGCTATTTTGTTTGGGAAGTCCTCTTTACCATGGCAATCATTGGACTTGGCCTCTTGCTCTTTGCTTTTCTCATAGGAAACATACAGAACTTTCTCCAATCTCTTGGTCGGAg GAGGTCAGAAATGTCGTTAAGACGACGTGACGTTGAGCAGTGGATGAGACATCGGCGGTTGCCACAAGAACTAAGAAG GAGAGTGTTAGAAGCTGAACGGTATCATTGGGCTGCTACTAGAGGTGTAAATGAGGGAATGCTTATGGAGAATTTGCCGGAAGACCTTCAGAGGGATATAAGAAGGCATCTCTTCGAACTTCTCAAGAAA GTTTGGATTTTTAACCTGATGGATGACCATGTCTTAGATGCTGTCCgtgagaaattaaaacaaaaaatatacatcAAGGGAAGTGAGATTTTTTATGTTGGTGGACTGGTTGAGAAGATGGTTTTTATCGTGCGAGGAAAATTGGAAAGCATCGGTCATGATGGCACTGTAGTAGCCTTAGGCGAAGGGAATGTTTGTGGTGAGGAACTTCTCACATGGTTTCTTGAGCATAGCTCAGTGTTCAAAG ATGGAAGGAGAATCAAAACTCCCGGACAGCGTTTGATTAGTAGCAGGACAGTAAGGTGCCTAACAAATGTAGAAGCATTTTCACTCAGTGCCGCAGACCTTCAAGAAGTCACCAGCGTTTTTGAAAGAAACTTGCGCCATCCACTCGTCCAAGGAGCCATAAG GTATCAATCTCCATACTGGAGAGCCCGTGCTGCTACCCTCATTCAAGTTGCCTGGAGATATCGGCAGAAACGTCTGAAGCATAGCAAGAACTCTCAATCACACCATTCTTCAAACTCGAGGGTTTAG
- the LOC133678528 gene encoding probable cyclic nucleotide-gated ion channel 20, chloroplastic isoform X3, giving the protein MPIELPFQRFQGKSGGNRGCADPVEFHSVLYGDAKGWARRFNDVINLYIPRVMNPHAQVVQKWNKFFVISCWVAIFIDPLFFFLLWVQRENNCIVIDWPLTKTIVVFRSLTDLIYLLNILLQFRLAYVAPESRVVGAGELVDHPKKIAKHYLRGYFFIDLFAVLPLPQIIVLVVLPKGLGISGANNAKNLLRAAILVQYIPRLWRFIPLLIGQSPSGFIFETALANFFINLFTYILSGHIIGSCWYLFGLQRVNQCLRDACHYTGFRDECMKFIDCGGGNANEEYGSHSKWANWKQNPNASNCFQTGGSPNGFDYGIYTKAVNLTGKNIIIRYIYSLFWGFQQISTLAGNQVPSYFVWEVLFTMAIIGLGLLLFAFLIGNIQNFLQSLGRRRSEMSLRRRDVEQWMRHRRLPQELRRRVLEAERYHWAATRGVNEGMLMENLPEDLQRDIRRHLFELLKKVWIFNLMDDHVLDAVREKLKQKIYIKGSEIFYVGGLVEKMVFIVRGKLESIGHDGTVVALGEGNVCGEELLTWFLEHSSVFKDGRRIKTPGQRLISSRTVRCLTNVEAFSLSAADLQEVTSVFERNLRHPLVQGAIRYQSPYWRARAATLIQVAWRYRQKRLKHSKNSQSHHSSNSRV; this is encoded by the exons ATGCCCATCGAATTACCATTCCAAAGATTCCAGG GAAAAAGCGGTGGTAATAGAGGTTGTGCAGATCCAGTGGAG TTTCATAGTGTTCTCTATGGAGATGCTAAAGGTTGGGCAAGGAGATTCAATGATGTTATAAACTTGTATATTCCTAGAGTTATGAATCCTCATGCTCAAGTGGTTCAGAAGTGGAACAAATTTTTTGTCATTTCATGCTGGGTGGCGATTTTCATCGATCCCTTGTTTTTCTTCCTACTATGGGTGCAACGG GAAAACAATTGCATAGTTATTGACTGGCCATTGACTAAAACAATTGTGGTTTTTAGGAGCTTGACTGATCTCATCTACTTACTGAACATACTTCTTCAG TTTAGGTTAGCTTATGTTGCTCCTGAATCTAGAGTGGTTGGTGCAGGAGAGTTAGTTGACCATCCAAAGAAAATTGCTAAGCACTACCTCCGAGGATATTTCTTTATTGACTTATTTGCGGTATTACCACTCCCGCAG ATCATTGTATTAGTAGTCCTACCAAAGGGATTGGGAATCTCTGGAGCAAATAATGCCAAAAATCTTCTACGGGCAGCTATTCTTGTCCAGTACATTCCAAGGCTGTGGAGGTTTATTCCTCTTCTCATTGGTCAGTCTCCAAGTGGCTTCATATTTGAGACAGCATTGGCAAACTTCTTTATAAATCTTTTCACCTATATACTGTCTGGTCACATCATTGGGTCATGTTGGTATCTCTTTGGGTTGCAG AGGGTTAATCAATGTCTTCGTGATGCCTGTCATTATACTGGTTTTCGAGACGAATGCATGAAATTTATAGATTGTGGAGGCGGGAATGCTAATGAAGAATACGGGTCTCATTCAAAATGGGCTAACTGGAAACAGAATCCCAATGCAAGTAATTGTTTTCAAACGGGTGGTTCGCCAAATGGTTTTGATTATGGAATCTATACCAAAGCAGTCAACCTTACCggaaaaaatatcatcatcagATACATATATTCATTGTTTTGGGGATTCCAG CAAATCAGTACTCTTGCTGGAAACCAAGTACCGAGCTATTTTGTTTGGGAAGTCCTCTTTACCATGGCAATCATTGGACTTGGCCTCTTGCTCTTTGCTTTTCTCATAGGAAACATACAGAACTTTCTCCAATCTCTTGGTCGGAg GAGGTCAGAAATGTCGTTAAGACGACGTGACGTTGAGCAGTGGATGAGACATCGGCGGTTGCCACAAGAACTAAGAAG GAGAGTGTTAGAAGCTGAACGGTATCATTGGGCTGCTACTAGAGGTGTAAATGAGGGAATGCTTATGGAGAATTTGCCGGAAGACCTTCAGAGGGATATAAGAAGGCATCTCTTCGAACTTCTCAAGAAA GTTTGGATTTTTAACCTGATGGATGACCATGTCTTAGATGCTGTCCgtgagaaattaaaacaaaaaatatacatcAAGGGAAGTGAGATTTTTTATGTTGGTGGACTGGTTGAGAAGATGGTTTTTATCGTGCGAGGAAAATTGGAAAGCATCGGTCATGATGGCACTGTAGTAGCCTTAGGCGAAGGGAATGTTTGTGGTGAGGAACTTCTCACATGGTTTCTTGAGCATAGCTCAGTGTTCAAAG ATGGAAGGAGAATCAAAACTCCCGGACAGCGTTTGATTAGTAGCAGGACAGTAAGGTGCCTAACAAATGTAGAAGCATTTTCACTCAGTGCCGCAGACCTTCAAGAAGTCACCAGCGTTTTTGAAAGAAACTTGCGCCATCCACTCGTCCAAGGAGCCATAAG GTATCAATCTCCATACTGGAGAGCCCGTGCTGCTACCCTCATTCAAGTTGCCTGGAGATATCGGCAGAAACGTCTGAAGCATAGCAAGAACTCTCAATCACACCATTCTTCAAACTCGAGGGTTTAG